GCGGGCCGCGCAGCGCAGTCACGAGCTGTCGGAGTTCCTCGTGGACGTCCTCGGCGTCACCGACGTCGGCGCCTACTTCCCGCACCGCGTCACCTATCACCCCACCTGTCATTCGCTGCGGATGCTCGAGGTCGGCGATCGACCGCTGCGGCTGTTGCGCGCGGTGCGCGGACTGGAGCTGGTCGAGCTGCCCGAGGCCGACTCCTGCTGCGGCTTCGGCGGCACCTTCGCCATCAAGAACGCCGACACCTCCGGCGCGATGCTGGCGGACAAGATCAAGGGCGTCACGGAGACAGTCGCCGAGGTCCTCACCGCCGGGGACAACTCCTGTCTGATGCACATCGGCGGCGGGCTGTCCCGACTCCGGGCAGGCGTCAACCCGGTACACCTCGCCGAGATCCTGAGCAGCACGGAGGAGGAGCCATGGCAGGCCGTGGCGTGACCTGGCTGGGCACACCGACCTTCCCCAAGGCGGCGCGCACGGCCTTGGCGGACCCGCAGCTGCGCGCCAATCTGCGCAACGCCACCACCACGATCCGAGGCAAGCGGGCGGACGCGGTCGCGGAGCTGCCCGACTGGGAGC
This genomic stretch from Actinoalloteichus hoggarensis harbors:
- a CDS encoding (Fe-S)-binding protein — translated: MALFATCVTDTLYPRTGQAVVKLLERLGCEVDFPAAQTCCGQMHYNTGYPRHAASLAADYERIFTEYDAVVAPSGSCVGMVREIYPKLLDSTRAAQRSHELSEFLVDVLGVTDVGAYFPHRVTYHPTCHSLRMLEVGDRPLRLLRAVRGLELVELPEADSCCGFGGTFAIKNADTSGAMLADKIKGVTETVAEVLTAGDNSCLMHIGGGLSRLRAGVNPVHLAEILSSTEEEPWQAVA